A window of Halomonas sp. GFAJ-1 contains these coding sequences:
- a CDS encoding universal stress protein UspA has product MSYRHILVAVDLTKDSHKILERAVAIAERNQDAKISIMHTLEPLGFAYGGDIPMDLTSIQDQLDEHAKKRLAEIASPHISQANQHVVVGMPDTEIHRFAEEHDVDLIVVGSHGRHGFALLLGSTSTGVLHGAQCDVLAVRVGKKGEKSDE; this is encoded by the coding sequence ATGAGCTATCGCCACATTCTAGTAGCCGTTGATTTAACCAAAGACTCGCACAAGATTTTAGAGCGTGCTGTGGCTATCGCCGAGCGTAACCAAGACGCTAAAATTTCCATCATGCATACGCTTGAGCCCCTGGGCTTCGCTTACGGCGGCGATATCCCCATGGACCTTACCAGCATTCAAGACCAGTTAGACGAGCACGCTAAAAAACGCCTTGCTGAAATTGCATCGCCGCATATTTCTCAAGCCAATCAACATGTCGTGGTCGGCATGCCAGACACTGAAATCCACCGCTTTGCCGAAGAGCACGATGTTGATTTAATCGTGGTAGGTTCACACGGTCGGCATGGGTTTGCCCTGCTACTTGGCTCCACATCCACTGGCGTTCTGCACGGTGCTCAGTGCGATGTACTTGCGGTGCGTGTGGGTAAAAAAGGCGAAAAGAGCGACGAATAA
- the fadA gene encoding 3-ketoacyl-CoA thiolase (FadA; fatty acid oxidation complex component beta; functions in a heterotetramer with FadB; similar to FadI2J2 complex; functions in beta-oxidation of fatty acids) — translation MMSLNPRDIVVVDGVRTAMAKAKNGAFRNVRAENLSAAVMQALFARNANLDPSEVDDVIWGCVNQTLEQSMNIARNAAIMTGIPRSVPAQTVNRLCGSSMTALHIAAANIKAGMGDFYVIGGVEHMEHVPMAHGVDVNPAASKHAAKAAMMMGLTAELLGKMHGISREDQDKFGVRSHQRAQAAMEKGYFDNEIIGVEGHDQRGFKVLVKNDEVIRPEASLESMANLKPVFDPRNGTVTAGTSSALSVGASAMAVMSYERAQALGLEPIAKVLSTGVAGCDASIMGYGPVPASKKALKAAGLSAADIQTVELNEAFAAQGLPVLKDLGFLDAMDEKVNLHGGAIALGHPLGCSGSRICTTLLNVMQQRDTTLGLATMCIGMGQGVATVFERLK, via the coding sequence ATGATGAGTTTGAACCCAAGAGATATCGTGGTGGTTGACGGTGTACGTACCGCCATGGCGAAAGCTAAAAACGGCGCGTTCCGTAATGTACGCGCTGAGAACCTGTCCGCTGCGGTGATGCAGGCACTGTTTGCTCGCAACGCCAACCTAGACCCGTCCGAAGTGGATGATGTGATTTGGGGCTGCGTTAACCAGACCCTTGAGCAGTCCATGAACATCGCTCGTAATGCCGCGATTATGACCGGCATTCCGCGTTCGGTGCCTGCGCAGACCGTAAACCGTTTGTGCGGCTCCTCAATGACCGCGCTGCACATCGCCGCTGCCAATATTAAAGCAGGCATGGGCGACTTTTACGTGATTGGTGGGGTAGAGCACATGGAGCACGTGCCCATGGCTCACGGCGTTGATGTTAACCCTGCCGCCAGTAAGCACGCTGCAAAAGCCGCGATGATGATGGGCCTGACCGCTGAGCTGCTGGGTAAGATGCACGGCATTTCGCGTGAAGATCAGGATAAGTTTGGCGTGCGTTCTCACCAGCGTGCCCAGGCAGCGATGGAGAAGGGTTACTTCGATAACGAAATTATTGGCGTCGAAGGTCATGACCAACGCGGCTTTAAAGTACTGGTTAAAAACGACGAAGTTATTCGTCCTGAGGCGAGCCTGGAGTCTATGGCAAATCTCAAACCAGTATTTGACCCGCGCAATGGTACCGTTACCGCTGGCACGTCATCGGCGCTGTCGGTAGGGGCGTCAGCCATGGCCGTAATGAGCTACGAGCGTGCCCAAGCCCTGGGGCTTGAGCCGATTGCGAAAGTGCTCTCAACGGGTGTGGCTGGTTGTGATGCTTCCATCATGGGTTACGGCCCAGTGCCTGCGTCTAAGAAAGCGCTGAAAGCGGCAGGGTTATCGGCTGCGGATATTCAAACCGTTGAGCTTAACGAAGCGTTTGCGGCTCAAGGCTTACCGGTCCTGAAAGACCTGGGCTTCCTTGATGCCATGGACGAAAAAGTTAACCTGCATGGTGGTGCCATTGCTCTGGGCCACCCGCTGGGCTGTTCTGGCTCGCGCATTTGCACCACGCTGCTTAATGTTATGCAGCAGCGCGACACTACTCTTGGCCTTGCCACTATGTGTATCGGTATGGGGCAAGGGGTAGCGACCGTGTTTGAACGTTTGAAATAA
- a CDS encoding alkylphosphonate utilization protein, producing the protein MSDLPNCPACASEFTYDDGLQYVCPECGNEWSKVAEEGAEDIDAGVRDANGNLLADGDSVTVIKDLKVKGSSLVVKVGTKVKSIRLVDGDHDIDCKVDGIGPMKLKSEFVKKA; encoded by the coding sequence ATGAGTGATTTACCTAACTGTCCTGCCTGTGCCTCAGAGTTTACCTACGACGATGGCCTGCAGTACGTTTGCCCAGAGTGTGGCAACGAGTGGTCGAAAGTGGCAGAAGAGGGTGCAGAAGACATAGATGCTGGTGTTCGCGATGCCAACGGTAACTTACTTGCCGATGGTGACAGTGTGACGGTGATTAAAGATCTAAAGGTGAAGGGTAGTTCGCTGGTCGTTAAAGTGGGTACTAAGGTGAAAAGCATCAGGTTAGTCGATGGAGATCACGATATTGACTGTAAAGTTGATGGCATAGGCCCAATGAAACTGAAGTCAGAATTTGTTAAAAAAGCTTAA
- a CDS encoding Fe-S cluster assembly protein SufB, translating to MASEEMEQLVRREYKDGFVTDIESDTLPPGLDENTIAFISNKKGEPEWMLEWRLDAYRQWLKMESPSWAHLDYPPIDYQSISYFSAPKRPEDRPQSLDEVDPKLLETYEKLGIPLHERAALAGVAVDAVFDSVSVTTTFKKELAEAGVIFCSISEAIRDYPELIKQYLGTVVPVADNYFAALNSAVFTDGSFVFVPEGVKCPMELSTYFRINAANTGQFERTLIICESRAQVSYLEGCTAPMRDENQLHAAVVELVALDDAYIKYSTVQNWYPGDENGKGGIYNFVTKRGDCRGDRSRISWTQVETGSAITWKYPSCVLRGKDSIGEFYSVAVTNGRQQADTGTKMIHIGEGTRSYIVSKGISAGRSNQSYRGLVKIGPRAKGARNFTQCDSLLIGDKCGAHTFPYQEIANSTATIEHEATTSKIGEDQLFYCQSRGISEEDAVSMIVNGFCKDVFQELPMEFAVEAEALLSVTLEGAVG from the coding sequence ATGGCAAGCGAAGAAATGGAACAGTTGGTTCGTCGCGAATACAAAGATGGTTTTGTAACAGATATTGAAAGCGACACCCTGCCACCTGGCCTGGATGAAAACACCATCGCCTTTATTTCGAATAAGAAAGGTGAACCGGAGTGGATGCTGGAGTGGCGCCTAGACGCGTATCGTCAGTGGTTAAAGATGGAGTCGCCTTCCTGGGCACACCTGGATTACCCACCCATCGACTACCAGTCAATTTCCTATTTCAGTGCGCCCAAACGCCCTGAAGACCGTCCCCAAAGTTTGGACGAGGTTGATCCCAAGCTGCTTGAAACCTATGAGAAGCTGGGTATCCCGCTCCATGAGCGTGCGGCGCTGGCGGGGGTTGCCGTTGATGCGGTTTTTGACTCGGTTTCAGTAACCACTACGTTCAAAAAAGAGCTGGCTGAAGCGGGCGTTATTTTCTGTTCTATTTCAGAAGCGATCCGTGATTACCCTGAGCTGATTAAGCAGTACCTGGGTACGGTTGTGCCGGTGGCTGATAACTACTTCGCTGCGTTGAACTCTGCGGTATTCACCGATGGCTCATTTGTATTCGTGCCTGAAGGCGTGAAATGCCCAATGGAGCTATCGACCTACTTCCGTATCAATGCTGCCAACACCGGTCAATTTGAGCGCACGCTGATTATTTGCGAAAGCCGCGCGCAGGTCTCTTACCTGGAAGGCTGTACTGCGCCGATGCGCGATGAAAACCAACTCCACGCCGCAGTGGTAGAGCTCGTGGCGCTGGATGATGCTTACATCAAGTATTCCACGGTTCAGAACTGGTACCCCGGTGATGAAAACGGTAAAGGCGGTATCTATAATTTCGTGACCAAGCGTGGCGACTGCCGCGGCGATCGCTCACGTATTAGCTGGACTCAAGTAGAAACCGGTTCGGCGATTACGTGGAAATACCCCTCCTGCGTACTGCGCGGTAAAGACAGCATTGGTGAGTTTTACTCCGTCGCGGTGACGAATGGTCGCCAGCAGGCGGATACGGGCACCAAAATGATTCATATTGGTGAAGGCACCCGTTCTTACATTGTTTCCAAAGGTATTTCAGCGGGCAGAAGCAATCAGTCCTACCGTGGCTTGGTTAAAATTGGTCCTCGTGCCAAGGGTGCTCGAAATTTCACCCAGTGTGATTCGCTGCTGATCGGCGACAAATGCGGCGCACACACCTTCCCCTACCAAGAAATTGCCAACAGCACCGCGACCATCGAGCACGAAGCGACCACTTCAAAAATCGGTGAAGACCAGCTTTTCTACTGCCAGAGTCGCGGTATCTCTGAGGAAGATGCGGTCAGCATGATTGTTAATGGTTTCTGTAAAGATGTATTCCAAGAGTTGCCGATGGAATTCGCGGTTGAAGCTGAAGCTTTACTCAGTGTGACGCTGGAAGGCGCAGTGGGATAA
- a CDS encoding multifunctional fatty acid oxidation complex subunit alpha — MIYQGNAITVERRDTQGGNDIAKLTFDLKGESVNKLSSGVVAELGEAVKALQGESGLQGLVISSGKEAFIVGADITEFHSLFDKGEEYLVEMNLKVHDIFNAIEDLPFPTVTAINGLALGGGCEVLLTTDFRVMSEKAKIGLPETKLGILPGWGGCVRLPRLIGADNAIEWIAGGTENRANAALKVGAVDAVVAHELLEEAALDILDRANAGELDYQARRDEKKAPLNLNAIEQMMAFETAKGFVAGKAGPHYPAPVESIKVIQKGAGETRARAQAIEAKAFAKLALSSVAFNLVGLFLNDQVVKKKGSKYEKQSQPVKQTAVLGAGIMGGGIAYQSASKGTPIVMKDINEEAIELGLKEARKLFSKQVERKKMTVEQMAEKLTNIRPTLSYGDFDSVDLVVEAVVENPNVKDAVLTEVEGLVSENTILTSNTSTISINRLAKNLKRPENFCGMHFFNPVHRMPLVEVIRGEKTSDAAVAATVAYARAMGKTPIVVNDCPGFLVNRVLFPYFGGFSFLVEQGADFQRVDKVMEKFGWPMGPAYLLDVVGLDTAVHANEVMAEGFPDRMARDGKTAIQVMYDNKRLGQKNDKGFYAYEEDKKGKPKKVTDEQAYALVKDVVKEQKEFTDEDIIARMMVPLCLETVRCLEDGIVETPAEADMALIYGIGFPPFRGGALRYIDAMGVAEFVKLAENLADELGPLYAPTEKLRQMAQNNEQFYAGNQA, encoded by the coding sequence ATGATCTATCAAGGCAATGCCATCACGGTGGAGCGTCGTGATACCCAAGGTGGCAATGACATCGCAAAACTCACTTTCGATTTGAAAGGTGAGTCCGTCAATAAACTTTCTAGCGGTGTAGTCGCCGAGCTGGGGGAAGCCGTTAAAGCGCTTCAAGGCGAAAGCGGTTTACAGGGCTTAGTCATCAGTAGTGGCAAAGAGGCGTTCATCGTCGGTGCCGATATTACTGAGTTCCATAGCCTATTTGATAAAGGCGAAGAGTACCTGGTTGAGATGAACCTCAAGGTACACGATATCTTCAACGCCATTGAAGACCTGCCTTTCCCCACCGTCACGGCGATCAATGGGTTAGCGTTAGGTGGCGGTTGTGAAGTGCTGCTGACCACCGACTTCCGGGTAATGAGTGAAAAAGCCAAAATTGGCTTGCCTGAGACCAAACTTGGCATCTTGCCTGGCTGGGGTGGCTGTGTTCGCTTACCTCGCCTGATTGGTGCTGATAACGCTATCGAATGGATTGCGGGTGGTACGGAAAACCGTGCTAACGCTGCGCTTAAGGTTGGCGCAGTGGATGCGGTTGTGGCCCACGAGCTTCTCGAAGAAGCCGCGCTAGACATACTTGACCGTGCCAATGCCGGTGAGCTTGATTACCAAGCGCGCCGTGATGAAAAGAAAGCGCCGCTCAACCTCAACGCAATTGAGCAAATGATGGCGTTTGAAACCGCCAAAGGGTTTGTAGCCGGTAAGGCTGGCCCCCACTACCCAGCGCCGGTAGAGTCAATCAAAGTTATCCAAAAAGGCGCAGGTGAAACCCGTGCCCGTGCTCAAGCTATTGAGGCAAAAGCCTTTGCCAAGCTAGCGCTGAGCAGCGTTGCCTTTAACTTGGTGGGTCTGTTCCTTAACGACCAAGTGGTTAAGAAGAAAGGCAGCAAATACGAGAAACAGTCGCAGCCGGTTAAGCAAACGGCAGTGCTTGGTGCGGGTATTATGGGCGGTGGTATTGCCTACCAAAGCGCCAGTAAAGGCACACCCATTGTAATGAAAGACATCAATGAGGAAGCGATTGAGCTGGGCCTGAAAGAAGCGCGTAAACTGTTCTCCAAGCAGGTTGAGCGTAAAAAGATGACGGTCGAGCAGATGGCCGAGAAGCTGACCAATATTCGTCCTACGCTCTCTTACGGTGATTTCGACAGCGTCGACCTAGTGGTTGAAGCCGTGGTTGAAAACCCCAACGTCAAAGACGCTGTACTGACCGAAGTGGAAGGCCTAGTCAGCGAAAATACCATTCTGACGTCTAACACCTCGACGATTTCCATCAATCGTCTGGCGAAAAACCTTAAGCGTCCTGAAAACTTCTGCGGCATGCACTTCTTCAACCCGGTACACCGTATGCCGCTAGTTGAAGTTATCCGCGGCGAGAAGACCTCAGACGCTGCTGTGGCGGCAACGGTTGCTTATGCGCGTGCCATGGGCAAAACCCCCATCGTAGTTAACGACTGCCCTGGCTTCCTGGTTAACCGCGTACTGTTCCCTTACTTCGGTGGTTTCAGCTTCCTGGTGGAGCAAGGGGCTGACTTCCAGCGTGTTGATAAGGTAATGGAGAAGTTCGGTTGGCCCATGGGCCCCGCTTATCTGCTGGACGTCGTAGGTTTAGATACTGCTGTTCACGCTAACGAAGTGATGGCTGAGGGCTTCCCCGATCGTATGGCACGGGATGGCAAAACTGCTATTCAGGTGATGTACGACAACAAGCGCCTGGGCCAGAAAAACGATAAAGGCTTCTACGCCTACGAGGAAGACAAGAAAGGCAAGCCGAAGAAAGTCACCGACGAGCAGGCCTACGCGCTGGTCAAAGACGTCGTCAAAGAGCAGAAAGAGTTTACTGATGAAGACATCATTGCTCGCATGATGGTACCGCTTTGCCTGGAAACCGTTCGCTGCTTGGAAGATGGCATTGTTGAGACGCCTGCTGAAGCTGATATGGCGTTGATCTACGGTATTGGTTTCCCTCCCTTCCGCGGCGGCGCGCTACGCTACATCGATGCGATGGGCGTTGCTGAGTTTGTGAAGCTGGCTGAAAACCTTGCGGATGAGTTAGGCCCGCTGTATGCGCCGACTGAGAAGTTGCGCCAGATGGCTCAAAATAATGAGCAATTTTACGCTGGCAACCAGGCCTAA
- a CDS encoding transcriptional regulator, which produces MPSSIGFRLARLPHLWRSIIDRRLAPLGLTQTRWVTLYHLWKLGEGNPQCDLARAIGVEAPSLVRTLGQLEEQGLVERRACDNDRRSKRIYLTPAAMPLLEQIDSVVQEARKEMLAGLGENELEKLDGWLGLIESNGLAIQARDQGPPSE; this is translated from the coding sequence ATGCCGTCATCCATTGGTTTTCGTCTCGCCCGCTTGCCGCACTTGTGGCGCTCTATCATCGACCGCAGGCTAGCCCCACTGGGGCTAACACAAACCCGCTGGGTCACGCTTTACCATCTTTGGAAACTTGGGGAAGGCAACCCTCAGTGCGATCTTGCCCGTGCGATTGGGGTTGAAGCCCCTTCATTAGTGCGCACCCTTGGCCAGTTGGAAGAGCAAGGCTTGGTAGAGCGCCGCGCCTGCGATAATGATCGCCGCAGTAAACGCATCTACCTGACCCCGGCGGCCATGCCGCTGCTTGAGCAAATAGACAGCGTCGTTCAAGAAGCACGCAAAGAGATGCTGGCAGGGCTGGGTGAAAATGAGCTGGAAAAACTAGATGGGTGGCTTGGGCTAATTGAGTCTAACGGGCTTGCCATACAAGCACGGGACCAAGGCCCCCCCAGCGAATAA
- a CDS encoding thiol-disulfide oxidoreductase: MPNHAFINVYYDGICPGCRKDRARFERWAGKRAKDIKWCDVTEHQQALREKGVAPEAALRSLHVEKADGCIIEGIEAYQLLMARIPLFRPIAWLIGLPGIKAGLRWYYDRWVQRRLKREGRWSE; encoded by the coding sequence ATGCCTAATCATGCGTTTATCAACGTCTACTACGATGGTATTTGCCCCGGCTGCCGTAAAGACCGCGCCCGATTTGAGCGCTGGGCAGGCAAGCGTGCCAAGGATATCAAGTGGTGCGATGTGACTGAGCATCAGCAGGCGTTACGTGAAAAAGGGGTGGCGCCAGAGGCGGCGCTGCGTTCGTTGCATGTTGAAAAAGCCGATGGGTGTATCATCGAAGGAATAGAGGCCTATCAACTGCTGATGGCGCGCATTCCCCTTTTTCGCCCCATTGCCTGGCTCATAGGTTTGCCTGGGATTAAAGCGGGGCTGCGCTGGTATTATGATCGGTGGGTGCAGCGGCGCTTAAAGCGGGAAGGGCGCTGGTCTGAATAA
- a CDS encoding histone deacetylase: protein MHKVIAFYDDRVLAHEPNIDADFLPERIDKRIRHLLAGLPIPWKYPEHPGRLKAIQLLLEKAPIKGLKIEGGKAATAEQLARVHTTSYLSDIFSLRGKNAWLDVDTTAVSPGSVDAAEVAAGTAIAAVEAVMEKRTQSAFALIRPPGHHAEPVRARGFCLFNNVAVAAAHARSALGCERVLIIDWDAHHGNGTQDIFWADPDVMFFDIHRAAPFYPGSGHLEEVGAGLGEGTTINVPLPAGAGDEAYLKAFRDILAPAAAWFKPDIILVSAGFDPHWHDLALNVSYEGFGALTGALQQLADQHCEGRLVFVLEGGYNLESLANGTRAVLAVLAGNTVPVPDTCGIAEVQAAADFHRNAFQTK from the coding sequence ATGCATAAAGTCATCGCTTTTTATGACGATCGCGTACTGGCTCACGAGCCTAACATTGACGCAGATTTTTTACCGGAGCGGATTGATAAGCGCATTCGTCACCTCCTGGCAGGACTGCCTATTCCATGGAAATATCCCGAGCACCCTGGCCGCTTAAAGGCCATACAACTGCTACTTGAGAAAGCACCCATTAAGGGCCTGAAAATCGAAGGCGGAAAAGCCGCCACTGCTGAACAATTAGCCCGTGTCCACACTACCTCCTATTTAAGCGACATTTTTAGCTTAAGGGGCAAAAATGCTTGGCTGGATGTGGATACCACGGCGGTGTCACCCGGCAGTGTTGATGCCGCCGAGGTCGCCGCAGGAACCGCGATTGCCGCCGTAGAAGCCGTTATGGAGAAACGCACCCAGAGTGCGTTCGCCCTCATTCGCCCGCCCGGCCATCATGCCGAGCCCGTACGTGCCCGGGGGTTTTGCTTATTTAATAACGTTGCTGTTGCTGCGGCCCATGCACGCAGCGCTTTAGGCTGTGAGAGAGTGCTGATTATTGATTGGGATGCCCATCACGGTAACGGTACACAGGATATCTTTTGGGCCGACCCTGACGTGATGTTTTTCGATATACACCGCGCTGCCCCCTTCTATCCAGGCTCAGGCCACCTGGAAGAGGTCGGTGCTGGTCTAGGGGAAGGCACGACCATCAATGTGCCGCTACCCGCCGGGGCCGGGGATGAAGCTTACCTCAAAGCGTTTCGCGATATTCTGGCGCCAGCGGCTGCGTGGTTTAAACCCGATATTATTTTAGTCTCAGCGGGCTTTGACCCGCACTGGCACGATTTAGCACTGAATGTTTCCTACGAGGGGTTTGGCGCCCTAACGGGGGCCCTACAACAGTTAGCCGACCAGCACTGTGAGGGCCGCTTGGTGTTTGTACTGGAGGGTGGCTATAACCTGGAATCGCTGGCCAACGGCACCCGAGCAGTACTTGCCGTCTTAGCGGGTAATACCGTGCCTGTCCCCGATACCTGCGGTATTGCGGAAGTCCAAGCGGCCGCTGACTTTCATCGTAATGCGTTTCAAACGAAATAA
- a CDS encoding phospholipid-binding protein gives MAFALSSMQVTSSSFGNHQAIPAQYTGAGDDISPALAWQGAPEGTKGFAVICHDPDAPLVKEGSYGFVHWVLYNLPGDLVELTEKTAVGTAGTNDFGNQGYGGPMPPEGHGPHLYYFWVLALDHQTNLPEGLTLAELLKEVEPNLLGMNRLVGTFHRE, from the coding sequence ATGGCATTTGCACTATCCTCAATGCAGGTCACTAGCAGTTCGTTTGGGAATCATCAGGCGATTCCCGCTCAATATACTGGCGCCGGAGACGATATCTCACCAGCGCTGGCTTGGCAGGGCGCGCCAGAAGGTACCAAAGGATTTGCGGTGATCTGCCATGACCCAGATGCACCATTAGTTAAAGAGGGTAGCTACGGCTTTGTTCATTGGGTGTTGTATAACTTGCCGGGTGACTTGGTTGAGCTAACTGAGAAAACGGCGGTGGGCACAGCGGGTACCAACGATTTTGGTAATCAGGGTTATGGCGGCCCCATGCCACCCGAAGGCCATGGCCCGCACCTGTACTACTTCTGGGTGCTGGCATTGGATCACCAAACCAACTTGCCAGAAGGGTTAACGTTGGCTGAACTGCTTAAAGAAGTTGAGCCGAACCTGCTAGGCATGAATCGTTTGGTCGGTACTTTTCATAGGGAGTGA
- a CDS encoding flavodoxin, giving the protein MKRLLIIAHAPSDNTQKMHQAVISGASDSRIENVEVVSLSPLETQPEHINSAHAIILGTTENLGYMAGLMKDVFDRCYYPCLEKNEGLPFAFYVRAGHDGTGTRRAIEGITTGMRWRLVQDPLICKGDFQAAFLDQCEELGMSMAASLEAGII; this is encoded by the coding sequence ATGAAACGTCTATTAATCATTGCCCATGCGCCTTCAGATAACACCCAAAAAATGCATCAAGCTGTTATCAGTGGCGCGTCTGATTCCAGAATAGAAAATGTGGAAGTGGTCTCTCTTAGTCCGCTTGAAACACAGCCAGAGCATATTAACTCAGCCCACGCCATCATACTGGGGACAACCGAAAACCTGGGGTATATGGCAGGCTTGATGAAGGATGTGTTCGATCGATGCTACTACCCATGCTTGGAGAAAAACGAAGGGCTACCGTTCGCCTTTTATGTGCGAGCCGGTCATGATGGCACGGGAACCCGCCGCGCGATTGAGGGTATTACCACGGGAATGCGCTGGCGATTAGTGCAAGACCCTCTTATCTGTAAGGGTGACTTTCAAGCAGCTTTTCTTGACCAGTGTGAAGAGCTAGGAATGTCGATGGCTGCTAGCCTCGAAGCTGGCATTATCTGA
- a CDS encoding SUF system Fe-S cluster assembly regulator codes for MLKLSRLTDYAAVVMAQIARYPHGSHTAAGLAEAVQLPHPTVSKTLKMLVKAGLLESQRGAQGGYRLARPASHITAAEIISAIEGPVAMTECSQAEGECELAATCGVADNWQRVSLAIRTLLESVTLAHLADTTPIKLPVQLPIQTINLSAASA; via the coding sequence ATGCTTAAGCTTTCTCGGCTGACAGATTATGCAGCGGTGGTAATGGCGCAAATTGCCCGCTATCCCCATGGCTCGCATACAGCGGCTGGTTTGGCAGAGGCGGTGCAGCTTCCTCACCCAACGGTTAGCAAAACGCTCAAAATGCTGGTGAAAGCCGGTTTGTTGGAGTCCCAGCGAGGTGCCCAAGGCGGTTACCGGTTAGCACGCCCGGCATCGCACATCACGGCAGCTGAAATCATTTCAGCTATTGAAGGGCCGGTGGCGATGACCGAGTGCAGCCAAGCAGAAGGCGAGTGCGAGCTAGCGGCTACCTGCGGGGTGGCAGACAACTGGCAGCGTGTATCGCTCGCTATTCGAACGCTGCTTGAGAGCGTAACACTGGCGCACTTGGCGGACACTACGCCCATAAAATTACCCGTTCAGCTACCTATTCAAACTATCAATCTTTCAGCTGCTTCTGCTTAG